One window of the Nitrospira sp. genome contains the following:
- a CDS encoding aquaporin, with product MEAAGLGLFMLSAVVFATVMEHPSSPVRAAIDNPLYRRIPMGLAMGLTAIGIIYSPWGKRSGAHINPAVTLTFYRLGKMTRWDAILYVLAQCAGGLVGVGLPALFIGNYMAHPSVNYVVTVPGDSGVVVAFMAELAIAFILMVVLLIAMNHDRLAPLTGLFAGLLVAAYVIVEAPFSGFGMNPARTFASALPAWQWTGFWLYMIAPPAGMLLAAELYVRIKGLGAVICAKLHHSHATRCIFHCGYTAVLT from the coding sequence ATGGAAGCAGCCGGGCTGGGACTGTTCATGCTGTCTGCCGTCGTGTTTGCGACCGTGATGGAGCATCCTTCGTCGCCTGTTCGGGCCGCCATCGATAATCCGTTGTATCGCCGCATTCCCATGGGCCTGGCGATGGGGCTCACGGCTATCGGCATTATCTACTCGCCGTGGGGCAAGCGGTCTGGCGCGCACATCAATCCGGCAGTCACACTGACATTTTATCGATTGGGAAAGATGACGCGGTGGGACGCCATCTTGTATGTCCTGGCTCAGTGTGCGGGCGGCCTCGTGGGCGTGGGACTGCCCGCATTGTTTATCGGCAACTACATGGCGCACCCTTCCGTGAATTACGTCGTCACCGTCCCGGGGGACAGTGGAGTGGTTGTCGCCTTCATGGCGGAACTTGCGATCGCCTTTATCCTCATGGTTGTCCTATTGATAGCCATGAATCACGATCGTTTGGCTCCCTTGACGGGACTCTTTGCCGGCCTATTAGTGGCGGCCTACGTCATCGTCGAAGCCCCCTTCTCGGGGTTTGGCATGAATCCGGCGAGAACGTTCGCGTCAGCGCTGCCGGCGTGGCAATGGACCGGATTTTGGCTGTACATGATTGCGCCCCCCGCGGGCATGCTTCTGGCCGCGGAGTTGTATGTGCGGATCAAGGGGCTTGGCGCAGTGATCTGCGCCAAGCTGCACCACAGCCATGCCACGCGATGCATTTTCCACTGTGGCTATACGGCGGTCCTGACGTGA
- a CDS encoding HAD family hydrolase, whose translation MKAKTPRQGTAKKTKAQRVVFLLDVDNTLLDNDRVAADLRRYLKQEVGSACERHYWTIFEQLRAELGYADYLGALQRYRIEHVHDHNLLAISSYLVNYPFANRLYPNSLDVVERCREWGTPVILSDGDVVFQPRKVERSGLFEAVEGHVLIYIHKEHELDAVERRYPADHYVLVDDKLRILTAVKQAWGPRVTTVFPCQGHYASDPAILAAFPSADISLGRIGDLLEYDLCELVSAGQHYKNKPMRKKASVQRILTRRTNARRAIMKRARH comes from the coding sequence ATGAAGGCGAAGACACCGCGACAGGGAACGGCGAAGAAGACGAAGGCACAACGGGTTGTCTTTCTGCTCGATGTCGACAATACGCTGCTCGACAACGATCGAGTGGCCGCCGATCTTCGGCGGTATCTCAAACAGGAAGTCGGATCTGCGTGCGAGCGGCATTACTGGACGATTTTCGAGCAACTGCGTGCGGAACTCGGCTATGCCGACTACCTCGGGGCTCTGCAGCGGTACCGGATCGAGCATGTCCACGATCACAACCTGTTGGCGATTTCGTCGTACCTGGTGAACTATCCCTTTGCGAACCGGCTCTATCCGAACTCGCTGGACGTGGTGGAACGGTGCAGAGAATGGGGAACGCCCGTCATTCTGTCCGACGGAGATGTGGTGTTCCAGCCGCGCAAGGTCGAGCGTTCGGGGCTGTTCGAAGCGGTCGAGGGCCACGTCTTGATCTACATCCATAAAGAACACGAGCTGGATGCGGTCGAGCGCCGCTATCCCGCCGATCATTATGTGCTGGTGGACGACAAGCTCCGTATCCTAACAGCAGTCAAGCAAGCCTGGGGACCACGGGTGACGACCGTATTCCCATGCCAGGGACATTATGCCAGCGATCCGGCCATCCTTGCGGCGTTTCCCTCGGCAGACATCAGTCTGGGCCGCATCGGGGATCTGCTTGAATACGATCTGTGTGAGTTAGTCTCCGCCGGTCAGCATTATAAGAATAAACCCATGAGGAAGAAGGCAAGCGTGCAAAGAATCCTTACCCGCAGAACCAACGCACGTCGAGCCATCATGAAGAGGGCTCGACACTGA
- a CDS encoding glucosidase has translation MRTVYWKRWGPYLSERQWGTVREDYSPDGTAWEFFPHDHARSRVYRWGEDGLGGISDRHQKICLAFALWNGRDPILKERLFGLTGNEGNHGEDVKEAYFYLDSTPTHSYMKFLYKYPQTEFPYAKLVEENRRRGKQDREYELRDTGVFDDNRYFDVFIEYAKASHEDILILITVHNRGPEAADLHLLPTLWFRNTWSWGDQSYRPILKRDNALGDAMVINVDHEQYGPRWLLCDATPELLFAENETNVQRLWGMANATPYVKDAFHDYVIHGKADAVNPQGVGTKAAAHYHALIPPGEQATYRLRLTNKPPTDGMQGEEFDRIFAARKQEADEFYAARAPHSLSKDGCNIQRQAFAGLLWSKQFYHYDVRTWLRGDPAGPIPPEGHRQGRNREWQHLHNEDILSMPDKWEYPWYAAWDLAFHCIPLALVDPDFAKEQLVLLLREWYMHPNGQIPAYEWAFGDVNPPVHAWAAWRVYKIEKRLRGKGDRTFLARVFQKLLLNFTWWVNRKDAEGRNIFQGGFLGFDNIGLFDRSAPLPMGGHIDQSDGTSWMGMYCLNMLAIALELGQEDQAYADMASKFLEHFVHISHAINHRGEDGLSLWDEDDGFYYDVLHFPDGHHQQMKVRSMVGLLPLFAVETLEPDVVDALPDFKRRMMWFIENQPEFRRHVSTTTLPDGSVRRMLSIVDPERLPRVLRYLLDEGEFLSPYGVRALSKYHRDHPYRLHIDGTEHRIDYEPAESTTGLFGGNSNWRGPIWFPVNYLLIESLQKFHHFLGDSFTVDCPTDSGQSRTLWQVAAELSRRLNHIFLRDGTGQRPVDGGLDMLRHDPYWRDLIQFHEYFHGETGAGLGASHQTGWTGLVAKLLEQSGE, from the coding sequence TTGCGGACCGTATATTGGAAGCGGTGGGGGCCGTACCTGAGCGAGCGGCAATGGGGCACCGTCCGTGAAGATTATAGTCCTGACGGCACTGCCTGGGAGTTTTTCCCGCACGATCATGCCCGTTCTCGGGTGTATCGGTGGGGAGAAGACGGCCTCGGAGGCATTTCCGACCGCCACCAAAAAATCTGCCTGGCTTTCGCCCTTTGGAATGGCCGTGATCCCATTTTGAAAGAACGTCTGTTCGGCCTCACTGGCAACGAAGGCAACCATGGGGAAGATGTCAAGGAAGCGTATTTTTATCTCGATTCCACGCCGACGCATTCCTACATGAAGTTTCTCTATAAATATCCGCAAACTGAATTCCCTTACGCCAAGCTCGTCGAAGAAAACCGGCGGCGCGGGAAACAGGATCGGGAATATGAACTCCGTGATACCGGTGTGTTCGACGACAATCGCTACTTCGATGTCTTTATCGAATATGCCAAGGCCTCCCATGAGGATATCCTGATTCTCATCACCGTCCACAATCGAGGACCGGAGGCGGCCGATCTGCACCTGCTCCCCACCCTCTGGTTCCGCAACACCTGGTCGTGGGGAGACCAGTCCTACCGTCCCATACTCAAACGGGACAACGCCTTAGGCGATGCCATGGTGATCAACGTAGATCATGAGCAATATGGTCCTCGCTGGCTGTTGTGCGATGCCACTCCTGAACTGTTGTTTGCGGAAAATGAAACCAACGTGCAGCGCTTATGGGGCATGGCGAATGCCACGCCGTACGTGAAAGACGCGTTTCACGACTATGTCATCCATGGCAAGGCGGACGCCGTCAACCCTCAGGGTGTCGGGACCAAGGCGGCCGCGCATTATCATGCCCTAATTCCTCCGGGAGAACAGGCGACCTATCGACTGCGGTTGACGAACAAGCCACCGACCGACGGGATGCAGGGAGAAGAATTCGACAGGATCTTTGCTGCGAGAAAACAGGAAGCCGACGAATTCTATGCCGCCCGGGCGCCTCATAGCCTGTCGAAGGACGGTTGCAATATTCAGCGGCAGGCCTTTGCAGGTCTTCTATGGAGCAAGCAATTTTATCATTACGACGTGCGGACATGGCTGCGCGGCGATCCGGCCGGCCCGATTCCTCCCGAGGGACATCGTCAGGGACGAAACCGTGAGTGGCAACATTTGCATAACGAAGACATCCTCTCCATGCCGGACAAATGGGAATATCCCTGGTATGCCGCCTGGGATTTGGCCTTTCATTGCATTCCTCTGGCCCTTGTCGATCCTGATTTTGCCAAGGAACAGCTCGTCCTCCTTTTGCGCGAATGGTACATGCATCCCAACGGGCAAATTCCCGCCTATGAATGGGCCTTCGGCGATGTGAATCCTCCCGTCCATGCCTGGGCTGCCTGGCGCGTGTACAAGATCGAAAAACGCCTCCGCGGCAAGGGCGATCGCACCTTTTTGGCCCGGGTGTTTCAAAAGCTCTTGTTGAACTTCACCTGGTGGGTCAATCGCAAGGATGCGGAAGGCCGGAATATTTTCCAAGGCGGGTTCTTAGGCTTCGACAACATCGGCCTCTTCGATCGTTCCGCGCCATTGCCTATGGGCGGGCATATCGATCAGTCGGACGGCACGAGTTGGATGGGGATGTATTGCCTGAACATGCTTGCCATCGCGCTGGAGCTGGGGCAAGAAGATCAGGCCTATGCCGATATGGCCAGCAAATTCCTGGAGCATTTCGTGCACATCTCGCACGCCATCAACCATCGTGGCGAGGATGGGTTGTCCCTCTGGGACGAGGACGACGGATTTTACTATGACGTCCTGCATTTCCCGGATGGCCATCATCAGCAAATGAAAGTGCGGTCCATGGTCGGATTGCTCCCGCTCTTTGCCGTCGAGACTCTGGAGCCGGACGTGGTGGACGCGCTGCCGGATTTCAAGCGGCGGATGATGTGGTTTATCGAGAATCAGCCGGAGTTCCGCCGCCACGTGAGCACCACCACGTTACCGGACGGGTCAGTGCGCCGGATGTTGTCCATCGTCGATCCGGAGCGACTCCCACGAGTGTTGCGGTACCTCTTGGATGAAGGAGAGTTTCTTTCCCCCTACGGGGTTCGCGCCCTCTCCAAATATCATCGCGACCATCCCTACCGGCTTCACATTGATGGAACCGAGCACCGCATCGACTATGAACCGGCGGAATCGACGACGGGCCTCTTCGGAGGGAATTCGAATTGGCGAGGGCCCATCTGGTTCCCCGTGAATTATCTGTTGATCGAGTCGCTCCAGAAGTTCCATCATTTTCTCGGCGACTCGTTCACGGTCGATTGCCCGACGGACTCGGGACAATCCCGCACCTTGTGGCAAGTGGCTGCGGAACTGTCCCGGCGCCTGAACCATATTTTCCTCCGTGATGGCACCGGTCAACGACCGGTGGATGGAGGGCTTGACATGCTTCGCCATGACCCCTACTGGCGCGACCTCATCCAATTCCATGAATACTTTCATGGGGAGACCGGCGCAGGACTGGGAGCCAGTCATCAAACCGGGTGGACGGGGTTGGTCGCCAAATTGCTCGAACAATCGGGAGAATAA
- a CDS encoding ROK family protein: protein MKVLVVDVGGTSVKILASRQRTVRKFRSGPELTAAQMVAGVVKAAKGWRFDAVSIGYPGPVNGGALLEEPKNLGAGWVGFDFEKALGCPVKVINDAAMQALGSYEGGRMLFLGLGTGLGSALIADQVIMPMELAHLPYKKGRTFEDYVGLRGLERLGKKKWWRAVDDVVSRLRAALVADYVVLGGGNAKHLASLPDGARLGDNAHAFTGGRRLWEERGT from the coding sequence ATGAAGGTCTTGGTCGTGGATGTCGGCGGGACAAGCGTCAAGATACTGGCGTCCAGACAGCGGACCGTGCGGAAGTTTCGTTCGGGACCGGAGTTGACGGCAGCGCAGATGGTGGCAGGTGTGGTGAAAGCGGCGAAGGGCTGGAGGTTCGACGCGGTCTCGATCGGATACCCGGGACCCGTGAACGGAGGGGCGCTCCTGGAGGAGCCGAAGAACCTGGGCGCCGGGTGGGTCGGATTCGATTTTGAGAAGGCCTTGGGATGTCCCGTCAAGGTGATCAACGATGCGGCCATGCAGGCTCTAGGCAGTTATGAGGGAGGCAGGATGCTTTTCCTCGGCCTGGGCACGGGACTGGGGTCGGCGCTGATTGCCGACCAGGTGATCATGCCGATGGAGCTCGCCCATTTACCGTACAAGAAAGGCAGAACCTTCGAGGACTATGTGGGGCTCCGTGGACTCGAGCGACTCGGCAAGAAGAAATGGTGGCGGGCGGTTGACGATGTCGTCAGCCGGTTGCGCGCGGCGCTGGTGGCCGACTATGTCGTGCTGGGCGGAGGCAATGCGAAACACCTGGCGTCACTCCCGGACGGCGCCCGTCTCGGCGACAATGCCCATGCGTTCACCGGCGGGCGGCGACTGTGGGAGGAGAGAGGGACATGA
- the gnd gene encoding decarboxylating 6-phosphogluconate dehydrogenase: MQLGMIGLGKMGANMVRRLMRGGHQCVVFDVNPEHVQRLVAEGAVGAASLDDLVSRLTAPRAVWVMVPAGEATETTVQALGQRLEPNDIVIDGGNSYFKDDVRRATSLKNRSIHYVDAGTSGGTWGLDRGYCLMIGGPKPAVEHLDPIFRTLAPGRGDLPRTPGRSTVTGTAEEGYLYCGPSGAGHFVKMVHNGIEYGLMQAYAEGFDIFRHANSENLPQDMRYDLNLPDIAEVWRRGSVVGSWLLDLTAAALAENPDLSNFTGAVEDSGEGRWTVMAAIEEGVRADVLSASLYTRFRSRQDHSFAEKVLSAMRYQFGGHVERPRQ; encoded by the coding sequence ATGCAATTGGGAATGATCGGCCTCGGGAAAATGGGGGCCAATATGGTTCGGCGGTTGATGCGGGGTGGCCATCAGTGCGTCGTGTTCGACGTGAATCCGGAGCATGTCCAGCGGCTCGTGGCTGAAGGCGCCGTCGGGGCTGCTTCCCTGGACGATCTGGTCAGCCGATTGACCGCGCCGCGAGCGGTGTGGGTGATGGTGCCGGCGGGAGAGGCCACTGAAACGACCGTGCAGGCTCTTGGCCAACGGCTTGAGCCGAACGACATCGTCATCGACGGAGGAAACTCCTACTTCAAAGACGATGTCCGGCGCGCCACGTCTCTTAAGAACCGGAGCATCCACTATGTCGACGCCGGCACGAGCGGTGGAACATGGGGATTGGACCGAGGCTATTGCCTGATGATCGGCGGGCCGAAACCGGCCGTGGAACATCTCGATCCAATCTTCCGCACGCTGGCCCCCGGCCGGGGCGATCTTCCACGTACTCCAGGTCGGAGCACGGTTACGGGTACGGCGGAGGAAGGGTATTTGTACTGCGGCCCCTCTGGCGCCGGGCATTTCGTCAAGATGGTGCATAACGGGATTGAGTACGGCCTGATGCAGGCCTATGCCGAAGGCTTCGATATCTTTCGTCATGCTAATTCGGAGAACCTTCCTCAGGACATGCGGTATGACTTGAATCTGCCCGACATTGCCGAAGTCTGGCGGCGGGGCAGCGTGGTGGGATCGTGGCTGCTGGATTTGACCGCGGCGGCGCTGGCGGAGAACCCAGACCTCTCGAATTTTACCGGCGCGGTTGAAGATTCCGGTGAAGGACGTTGGACTGTCATGGCGGCCATCGAAGAGGGGGTCCGAGCGGATGTCCTCTCCGCGTCGTTGTATACGAGATTCCGTTCGCGCCAAGACCATTCGTTTGCCGAGAAGGTGCTCTCCGCGATGCGCTACCAATTCGGCGGCCATGTCGAACGGCCGCGACAGTAA
- a CDS encoding glucose 1-dehydrogenase has product MKAIAVIPGQANSVHLADIPNPRLTDIPDGRGVLVKVLRVGVDGTDKDINAAEYGAAPPGEQILVIGHESFGVVEAVGSNVMDLAPGDFVVATVRRPGTSLYDQIGTYDMTTDDQYFERGINLRHGFLTEYYVDDAEYIVKVPPGLKGEGVLLEPTSVIEKGIAQAFEIQRRLRVWRPKRAAVLGAGPIGLLATMALRLKGIQVCTFALSKPPYLNSDLVKEIGGCYHSTKDLSLSAAAHDHGPYDLIFEATGVASLVFEAMNILGKNGVLVLSGVSGGGRSVEVPGDRINLGFVLGNKVVVGTVNANREYFEMGVKDLAHAQLQWPGWPAKLLTHPIQGLDRYQDMMRTLTDTKGAIKVFVNVAPFPN; this is encoded by the coding sequence ATGAAAGCGATTGCCGTGATTCCCGGGCAGGCCAACAGTGTGCATCTGGCCGATATTCCCAATCCACGCCTCACCGATATTCCTGATGGGCGCGGGGTCCTGGTGAAAGTGTTGCGTGTCGGCGTCGATGGGACAGACAAGGACATCAATGCGGCCGAGTATGGCGCAGCGCCTCCGGGCGAACAGATTCTGGTCATTGGCCACGAAAGTTTCGGCGTCGTCGAGGCGGTTGGTTCGAACGTGATGGATCTGGCGCCGGGCGATTTTGTCGTGGCGACGGTGCGCCGTCCCGGCACCAGCCTGTACGACCAGATCGGAACCTACGATATGACGACGGATGACCAGTATTTCGAACGCGGCATCAATCTACGCCATGGGTTCCTGACGGAATATTATGTGGACGATGCGGAGTATATCGTCAAGGTTCCGCCGGGGTTGAAGGGAGAGGGTGTTCTGCTCGAACCGACCAGCGTTATTGAAAAAGGGATCGCCCAGGCCTTTGAGATACAGCGACGGCTGCGTGTTTGGCGACCGAAGCGGGCGGCGGTACTGGGAGCGGGGCCCATCGGACTACTGGCCACCATGGCGCTGCGCTTGAAAGGCATCCAGGTCTGCACATTCGCGCTCTCGAAACCGCCTTATTTGAACTCCGATCTCGTCAAAGAAATTGGCGGCTGCTATCACAGTACGAAGGATCTTTCCCTCTCAGCGGCCGCACACGACCATGGACCCTACGATCTCATTTTCGAAGCCACCGGTGTGGCATCGCTAGTTTTTGAGGCGATGAACATTCTCGGGAAAAACGGTGTCTTGGTGTTATCGGGGGTATCGGGAGGGGGACGGTCCGTCGAGGTACCGGGGGATCGCATCAATCTCGGATTTGTTCTGGGCAACAAAGTGGTCGTGGGAACGGTGAATGCCAATCGCGAATACTTTGAAATGGGAGTCAAAGATTTGGCCCATGCGCAGCTGCAGTGGCCTGGTTGGCCAGCGAAGCTCTTGACCCATCCCATCCAAGGGCTGGATCGATATCAGGACATGATGCGCACCCTGACGGACACGAAAGGCGCCATTAAGGTGTTCGTGAATGTGGCTCCGTTTCCCAATTGA